From one Streptomyces sp. N50 genomic stretch:
- a CDS encoding S1 family peptidase, whose translation MRHARRRVIRRVTRLAAVGGLLLGGAMVTQAAMASDSSGTSAATLSAPQTPADKGSALVAKLGSARTAGSWVDSGGRTVVAVTDAKTAAEVTKAGAEAKVVPYSMNVLNSAAATLSSAPKVPGTAWAMDYRNNRVLVEADSSVSATAWTAMTKVAKGIGASVQMQRTQGKFTTRINGAQPILSTGGRCSAGFNVTDGTNDFILTAGHCGPVGSIWFANNQGDQQLGKTVSDNFPGSDFSLVQYASGSAGDGADVVAIGNGSGVTITGLADAAVGEKVFRSGSTSGLHDGEVTALNATVNYPEGTVTGLIQTTVCAEPGDSGGPLFANGIALGVTSGGSGDCTAGGTTFFQPLTKALAALNVKLLVAPKTAASPAPSASAAAGAAAAGSVTPGTSAPATNATAEGSTTLAARLTDPKNVGPGLLVIAGSLIALVATRWIRAEQDRKAFQRHYSAMWG comes from the coding sequence ATGAGGCACGCACGACGACGGGTCATCCGGCGAGTTACACGGTTGGCGGCCGTCGGCGGACTCCTGCTGGGAGGTGCCATGGTCACCCAGGCGGCCATGGCCAGTGACTCTTCCGGCACGTCCGCCGCCACGCTCAGCGCGCCGCAGACACCCGCGGACAAGGGTTCCGCCCTGGTGGCGAAGCTCGGTTCGGCCCGTACGGCGGGCAGTTGGGTCGATTCCGGCGGCCGTACGGTCGTCGCGGTGACCGACGCGAAGACGGCGGCCGAGGTGACGAAGGCCGGTGCCGAGGCGAAGGTCGTGCCGTACAGCATGAACGTGCTGAACTCGGCTGCCGCGACGCTGAGTTCGGCGCCCAAGGTGCCGGGCACCGCGTGGGCGATGGACTACCGCAACAACCGGGTGCTGGTGGAGGCCGACAGCAGTGTCTCGGCCACCGCCTGGACCGCGATGACGAAGGTCGCGAAGGGCATCGGTGCCTCCGTCCAGATGCAGCGCACGCAGGGCAAGTTCACGACCCGCATCAACGGCGCGCAGCCGATCCTGTCGACCGGCGGGCGCTGTTCGGCGGGCTTCAACGTGACCGACGGGACGAACGACTTCATCCTCACGGCCGGGCACTGCGGGCCGGTCGGGTCCATCTGGTTCGCCAACAACCAGGGTGACCAGCAGTTGGGCAAGACGGTCTCCGACAACTTCCCCGGCAGCGACTTCTCGTTGGTGCAGTACGCGAGCGGTTCCGCCGGTGACGGCGCGGACGTCGTCGCGATCGGCAACGGCAGCGGGGTGACCATCACGGGCCTGGCCGACGCGGCCGTGGGCGAGAAGGTGTTCCGCAGCGGCAGCACCAGCGGGCTGCACGACGGCGAGGTGACCGCGCTCAACGCGACGGTCAACTACCCCGAGGGCACGGTCACCGGTCTCATCCAGACCACGGTGTGTGCCGAACCGGGCGACAGCGGCGGCCCGTTGTTCGCCAACGGCATCGCGCTGGGCGTCACCTCGGGCGGCAGCGGTGACTGCACGGCGGGCGGTACGACGTTCTTCCAGCCGCTGACCAAGGCGCTGGCCGCGCTGAACGTGAAGCTGCTGGTGGCGCCGAAGACGGCCGCCTCGCCCGCGCCGTCGGCCTCCGCAGCCGCCGGAGCGGCAGCAGCCGGTTCGGTCACCCCCGGAACCTCCGCGCCGGCGACGAATGCCACGGCGGAAGGGTCGACGACCCTGGCGGCCCGGCTCACGGACCCGAAGAACGTGGGTCCCGGTCTGCTGGTCATCGCGGGAAGTCTGATCGCGCTGGTGGCGACGCGCTGGATCCGCGCCGAGCAGGACCGCAAGGCGTTCCAGCGGCACTACTCGGCGATGTGGGGCTGA
- a CDS encoding type 1 glutamine amidotransferase domain-containing protein encodes MRVLMPVPDRDFDVTEVAVPWRLLTEAGHEVVFATERAGTLPAADPRLLTGVLFGQLGAEDEPKRFYEQLTAAPEFGDTVAWADLDVTRFDGLLLPGGHAPGMRQYLGSPELSSKVGEFWKLGRPVGAICHGVLVLARTQDPDTGRSIIAGRRTTCLPKYMERTAYLSTAWRLGRYYRTYPAYVEDEVRGALDNPGAQFERGPKELTRRGTASDDTHAFVVRDGAYLSARWPGDAYLFARRYLDLLRAPAGA; translated from the coding sequence ATGCGCGTGCTGATGCCCGTTCCCGACCGGGACTTCGATGTCACCGAGGTCGCCGTGCCGTGGCGGTTGCTCACCGAGGCCGGGCACGAGGTCGTCTTCGCCACCGAGCGGGCCGGGACCCTGCCCGCCGCGGATCCTCGGTTGCTGACCGGCGTGCTCTTCGGGCAGCTCGGTGCCGAGGACGAACCCAAGCGGTTCTACGAACAGCTCACCGCCGCACCGGAGTTCGGTGACACGGTCGCGTGGGCGGACCTGGACGTGACCCGCTTCGACGGACTGTTGCTGCCCGGCGGACACGCGCCCGGTATGCGTCAGTACCTGGGATCCCCTGAACTGAGCTCCAAGGTGGGGGAGTTCTGGAAGCTCGGCCGTCCGGTCGGTGCGATCTGTCACGGGGTTCTCGTGCTCGCCCGTACCCAGGACCCGGACACCGGTCGCAGCATCATCGCCGGACGCCGTACGACCTGTCTGCCCAAGTACATGGAACGCACTGCCTACTTGAGCACCGCCTGGCGTCTCGGGCGCTACTACCGGACCTACCCCGCCTACGTGGAGGACGAGGTGCGGGGCGCCCTCGACAACCCCGGGGCGCAGTTCGAGCGCGGTCCCAAGGAACTCACCCGGCGTGGCACCGCGAGCGACGACACGCACGCGTTCGTCGTGCGGGACGGGGCCTATCTGTCGGCGCGCTGGCCCGGCGACGCCTACCTTTTCGCCCGCCGGTATCTCGATCTGCTGCGGGCACCCGCGGGTGCTTAG
- a CDS encoding PPOX class F420-dependent oxidoreductase, with protein MDETPLDRLGAGQYLLITSFRKNGSPVATPVWVVRDGETLGVWTVADSWKVKRIRARADVLVGPCDLRGNPTGNQVPGTAEIADAETTARYRKLITRKYGLTGRITLLGSRLRRGLDGTLGIRVTLTP; from the coding sequence ATGGACGAGACCCCGCTGGACCGGCTCGGCGCAGGCCAGTACCTGCTGATCACCAGTTTCCGCAAGAACGGCTCCCCGGTCGCCACCCCGGTGTGGGTGGTGCGCGACGGCGAGACCCTCGGTGTGTGGACGGTCGCCGACTCCTGGAAGGTCAAGCGCATCCGGGCTCGGGCCGACGTCCTCGTCGGCCCCTGCGACCTGCGCGGCAACCCGACCGGCAACCAGGTGCCCGGCACCGCCGAGATCGCCGACGCCGAGACCACCGCCCGCTACCGCAAGCTCATCACCCGCAAGTACGGCCTCACGGGGCGCATCACACTCCTCGGGAGCAGGCTGCGCCGCGGGCTCGACGGCACCCTCGGCATCCGCGTGACGCTCACCCCCTGA
- a CDS encoding DUF1003 domain-containing protein — translation MDPALNPDELRLRQERIVFARMRSTQDRVADAITAFAGTMLFVYIHALWFAVWIALNEGLLGKGGIFDPYPYGLLTMIVSLEAIFLSTFVMVSQNRQATRENVRADLDFETNLRSEVWSAHIGAALGLDPREVEQRVQELLTENRAKMNGGTQKAS, via the coding sequence GTGGATCCCGCGCTGAACCCGGACGAGCTGCGACTGCGGCAGGAGCGCATCGTCTTCGCCCGGATGCGCAGCACCCAGGACCGGGTCGCCGACGCGATCACCGCGTTCGCCGGCACCATGCTCTTCGTCTACATCCACGCGCTGTGGTTCGCCGTCTGGATCGCCCTCAACGAAGGACTCCTCGGGAAGGGCGGGATCTTCGACCCGTATCCGTACGGGCTGCTCACGATGATCGTCAGCCTGGAGGCCATCTTCCTGTCGACCTTCGTCATGGTCAGCCAGAACCGCCAGGCCACCCGCGAGAACGTCCGCGCCGACCTCGACTTCGAGACCAACCTCCGCTCCGAGGTGTGGTCCGCCCACATCGGCGCCGCGCTCGGCCTCGACCCCCGCGAGGTCGAACAGCGCGTCCAGGAACTCCTCACCGAGAACCGCGCCAAGATGAACGGCGGGACGCAGAAGGCGAGTTGA